The DNA segment tactactactaaacactactaatacaactactactactactataaggttaactactgatactgctactactactactactaaacactactaatacaactactactaaacactactaatacaactactactactactataaggTTAACTActgtgctactgctactactactactaaacactactaataccactactactaaacactactaataccactactactactactataaggTTAACTActgtgctactgctactactactactaaacactactaatacaactactactaaacactactaatacaactactactactactataaggTTAACTActgtgctactgctactactactactaaacactactaataccactaccactactactaaacactactaatacaactactactactataaggTTAACTActgtgctactgctactactactactaaacactactaataccactactactaaacactactaataccactactactactactataaggTTAACTActgtgctactgctactactactactaaacactactaataccactactactactactataaggTTAACTActgtgctactgctactactactactaaacactactaataccactactactaaacactactaataccactactactactactataaggTTAACTActgtgctactgctactactactactaaacactactaataccactactactactactataaggTTAACTActgtgctactgctactactactactaaacactactaataccaccactactactactaaacactactaatacaactactactactactataaggTTAACTActgtgctactgctactactactactaaacactactaataccactactactactactaaacactactaatacaactactactactactataaggTTAACTActgtgctactgctactactactactaaacactactaataccactactactactactactaaacactactaatacaactactactactactataaggTTAACTActgtgctactgctactactactactaaacactactaataccactactactactactactactactaaacactactaataccattactactactactaataccactactgatactactactactactactactaataccactactgatactactactactactactaaacactactaataccactactactactactacttttacaGTCACTACTTGATTTGAAAACCTTCAGAACTGATTCTGAAGCAGTTACTAAGTTGCTTTATGAGCCCTGTTGTTGATAGGTGCTTTCACATAGAATGGAATGCAAGTTCATTCAGGGGATATGAGAAAAGAACATTAAGTGACCTTTAATCCCTGATTGACTGATTGAAttagtagtgtttagtagtagtagtagtagtagcagtagtacagCAGTTAACCTTAAAGTAGTAGAAGAAGTTGAATATCAAGAGTGGTCTTGCTGAGGAAGTTGATTGATTAATCAAATGAGTGATTGACCTATCCTgccctgtcctctcctcaggtGCTCAAGCCAGCTATTAGCCATGTGATTCACGACGTCTACTGTTACTGTCCCACTAAAGGCTACTGTCCCACTAAAGGCTCCTGTCCCAGTACTATTCACAATACGATACAGTCAATATGGAGGTAGAAATTAGCAAACCCCAGGaaacattgcagctacaatctgGATATTGTTTGAGGCCAATCACTTTGTCAGAATCCATCTGAATATTtcctgctgtcacgttcctgaccttatttcctttgtttagtctttgtttagttggtcaggacgtgagctgggtgggcaatctatgttttgtgtttctatgttgggtttgttgtttggcctagtatggttctcaatcagaggccggtgtttgtcattgtctctgattgggaaccatattaaggtagcctgttttcactgtttgtttgtgggtgattgttcctgttcgtgcgttcatgtgttttatgttctctcgttcaggactgtagcttcgttggttttcgtttgtttattgttttgttcgtattGAAGAAGTACTCTAATAAattatggatacataccacgctgcactttggtcctcctctccttccaacgacgaaagccgttacacctgCAGAGATGACGTGTCCTAGGAAGGAGATTGTGGAGCGATGGAATTCACATTTCTCTGCTTTCACAAAGAGCTGGTTCTACAAAAGACGCTGCAGGCCCTGTCGGACGTGGAGGACGAGCTCTTCAGCTGAACGGGAAAAGAACGTCGTCGAAGGTAGACGAacacgaaccggttcaacatgtcacggAGTACATTTCTGACCTGGGCTcagagtggtagcgggtaacgtTTTTTAACTTTACCGTCATTAATGCTCcagtagtcaatacacgggcgcaggggtttgtccttcttctccacaaagaagaaccctgcaccGGGACGGAAGCAGATGGACAACCCTGCAGCAAGAGAGTCCTCAATGTACCCTTCCATCATCTTGGTCTCCAGACCCGACAGGGAAGAAATCCGCCCTCGAGGCGGTGCTGTGCCCGGGAGAAGGTCGATAGCGCAGTCGTAGGGTCGATGTGGAGGAAGAGATGTGGTCCGGGCCTTGTTGaaaacctcccggaggtcctgatAATCCGCAGGGATGGCAGAGAGATCCGTGGCAGGCTGCGCCGACAGATATTGCACATAGCAGAATGGGCTCCAACCCATGATAGAACCAGTAGCCCAGTCGATCAGGGTATTGTGCCTCTGGAGCCATGAAAACCAACACCACGGGCACATGAGGAGGCAAGTCGATAGCCCTCAGTGATTCCAGAGGAAACTCGGGTGACATCGGATTCTCCCTGTTATGTAGACGCCAGGGACTTACGGGATTAATCGGGAGGCGAGGTGGGAACTGTGGACGAGCAAGTGTGACCGGGAAcagacctcctctccctcctacatTCCCGTAGATGCCCAGCGAGCCGTATGGTCAAGGTCAAGGTCCATGGGAAACTCCCAGGCTGCGAGCTCATCTTTAACCACCTCCGATAATCCATGAAGGAACGTGTTTTACAGGGATTCcagggttccaggcactctcggcggcCAAAGTGTGAAAATCTACCGCATAGTCTGCTACACTACGGGAGTCTTGACGCAGTTGAAATAGCTTCCGAGCAGCCTCTCTCCAGGACAACGGAGAATCAAACTCCTTTCTAACCTCCaccacaaactcctccagactgaggcaaACGAGGATTGTTGCTCTGACACCGCAGTAGCTCAGGCaagagccctcccggacatcagcatTATCAGGTACGCTATCAGCATTATCAGGTACGCTAtaagggagcactgggagagaaacacCCGGGAGGTTCCTGGATCTCCAGCATAGggctccggaggaggtaagcggggttctcgggAAGCCGGGGTAGGCTGGGGAGAAGTGTCGCTGGTAGCGGGATTACTGAGAGTCTGGCAGGTTACCGTTGTGATTTGCTGCCTAGTAGATAATctgcggaattgctccagcaatgcaGTGAAGCTTTGCTTCCGTGGCGTTCCACCCAGGTCTGGAGTCCTTCTATTAGGTTTTGAATTAACTCCTCCTGTCTTCCGATGGCGGCTCTTTGGAAGGAGACAGCGTTGCGTAGCTGGTCCGAGTCTTCTGTGCAGTCATGGCCAGTTCTTtttatcacgactcaggataagacccagatgcagacacaggaggcagatagtTCGACGCTTAGACATTTGTTTTAACACAAGGGGCAAGTCGTGGGCTGGCAGAGGTTTGAAATCCAGGTTAgagacaggcaggtacaggaagGTAggtgggctcagggtcaggacaagcAGAAAGGTTTGAACCGGGAAGAAACAAAATCTTGAGAACAGGATAACGGGAAACACGCTGGTACGACCtgacctgacaagacaagatgaactggcaacagacaaacggaaaacgcaggtataaataaaCAGGAGATAATGGAAAAAATGGGAGagacctggtggggggtggagacaagcacaagacaggtaaaacagatcaggTTGTGACAACTACTACTACGACGCTAACCTCAAATTTTCAACACTAACTTCTAACAATTCAAActtctaaacttcttccactaCCATAAAAATACTTTTGGTCAGCATGCATGTTTTAAAGTAGTTTTGTTTTTACGGGTTTAGCGCTACAGATGTCAGCAGAAGGCAAAGGTTAATAAAAAAGTATTTCAGATTTGAGTAGTTGTTCTTTCAGCAAGCACACCTAAAACAGAAGATATAAATGAAAGATTGAGAGTGTGACTGCTAAATCAAGTCACAGTAATGAATAAGACCAGAACGTGACTGCTGAAGCAGGTCACACTAATGAACTAATGTAGTTGTAGTAAAGTAATCAACCATATGTTATGTTTCATGCcttcatgtatgtgtgtgtgtttgtgtgtgtctgtgtgtgtgtgtgtttgtgtgtgtctgtgcatctgtatgtgtgtgtgttcatgtgtgtgtctgtgcgtatgtacatatgtgtgtgtgtgtgtgtgtgtgtgtgtgtgtgtgtgtgtgtgtgtgtgtgtgtgtgtgtgtgtgtgtgtgtgtgtgtgtgtgtgtgtgtgtgtgtgtgtgtgtgtgtgtcatatccCTCTCCCACGCAGAAAGGAGCCCGTAGGCACCGTCTAGAGCCCTGTCTAAAAGTCACAGTAACACCCCGTCACACCAAATGCTAGCATTTCACAGAACTGATAGTTAGACGACGGCGTAAAGACCACAGATATGTCACTTTCAATTTGAATATGAGATGTCAAACAACCCACTGTCTCACCGCCTGCCATGCAGTgactgcctcctcctcctcatccttctccactatgtctcccttctccttttcctccccttcctccccatGCTCTTccccctcgtcctcctcctccttctgcacttcgtcctcttctccctcctcctcccctcctcctcttcatccccctcctcctccttcttttcTCGTTCTCTTCTTCTGATCGGCAGACTGCCAAAGGCTGCataggaggagaaggaagagagaacACACTGCCTTCCCCAGATCCCCCCACTGCCTTCCCCagatccctccctactgcctgcCCCAGATCCCCCCACTGCCTTCCCCagatccctccctactgcctgcCCCAGATCCCCCCCACTGCCTTCCCCagatccctccctactgcctgccccagatccctccctactgccttccccagatccctccctactgccttcCCCCGATCCCTCCCTACTTCCTTCCCCagatccctccctactgccttcCCCAGATCCCTCCCTACTTCCTTCCCCagatccctccctactgcctgccccagatccctccctactgccttccccagatccctccctactgcctgccccagatccctccctactgccttcCCCAGATCCTTCCCTACTGCCTGCCCCAGATCCCTTATTACTGCCTGCCCCagatccctccctactgccttccccagatccctccctactgcctgccccagatccctccctactgcctgcCCCAGATCCCTCCCTACTGCCAACCCCAGATCCCCCACTGCCTGCCCCAGATCCCCCCACTGCCTAGCCACAGCCCCCTGCTGCCTTCCCCAGATCCCCCACTGCCTGCCCCAGATCCCCCCACTGCCTAGCCAAAGCCCCCTGCTGCCTTCCCCAGATCCCCCCACTGTCTGCCCCAGATCCCTCCCCTGCCTGCCCCAGATCCCCCCACTGCCTTTCATAGATCCCCCACTGCCTGCCCCAGATCCCCCACTGCCTGCCCCAGATCCCCCCACTGCCTAGCCACAGCCCCCTGCTGCCTTCCCCAGATCCCCCCACTGCCTGCCCCAGATCCCCCACTGCCTGCCCCAGATCCCCCCCACTGCTTAGCCAAAGCCCCCTGCTGCCTTCCCCAGATCCCCCCACTGTCTGCCCCAGATCCCTCCCCTGCCTGCCCCAGATCCCCCCACTGCCTTTCATAGATCCCCCACTGCCTGCCCCAGATCCCCCACTGCCTGCCCCAGATCCCCCCACTGCCTAGCCACAGCCCCCTGCTGCCTTCCCCAGATCCCCCCACTGCCTGCCCCAGATCCCCCACTGCCTGCCCCAGATCCCCCCCACTGCTTAGCCAAAGCCCCCTGCTGCCTTTCCCAGATCCCCCCACTGTCTGCCCCAGATCCCTCCCCTGCCTGCCCCAGATCCCCCCACTGCCTTTCATAGATCCCCCACTGCCTGCCCCAGATCCCCCACTGCCTGCCCCAGATCCCCCCACTGCCTAGCCACAGCCCCCTGCTGCCTTCCCCAGATCCCCCCACTGCCTGCCCCAGATCCCCCACTGCCTGCCCCAGATCCCCCCCACTGCTTAGCCACAGCCCCCTGCTGCCTTCCCCAGATCCCCCCACTGTCTGCCCCAGATCCCTCCTCTGCCTGCCCCAGATCCCCCCACTGCCTGCCCCAGATCCCCCCCACTGCTTAGCCACAGCCCCCTGCTGCCTTCCCCAGATCCCCCCACTGTCTGCCCCAGATCCCTCCCCTGCCTGCCCCAGATCCCCCCACTGCCTTTCATAGATCCCCCACTGCCTGCCCCAGATCCCCCACTGCCTGCCCCAGATCCCCCCACTGCCTAGCCACAGCCCCCTGCTGCCTTCCCCAGATCCCCCCACTGCCTGCCCCAGATCCCCCACTGCCTGCCCCAGATCCCCCCCACTGCTTAGCCACAGCCCCCCACTGTCTGCCCCAGATCCCCCCACTGTCTGCCCCAGATCCCTCCCCTGCCTGCCCCAGATCCCCCACTGCCTGCCCCATTGCAGCACCGATGCACCGTGCCACCGTACCCTCTCTCTGCCACACATGCCCGCCCGcactcaggcacacacatacTGCCTCCTTTATTTATTTGTTTCTCCTTGGTTGTTCAGACCCCATTAGGGAGCTAATTGTGATGAGGCTGAGGACGGGGGTATTGTAGTAAAGTACAGTTCATGGCTAATTGCTCCAACAGCTGCTGGTGGTTATGAAAACGAGCAAGAAAAAAGGGACGGGAGGAGATccaggaggaacagaggagaggagagaaggggtcTCTTCTCCAGCGCTGGTCCCAGCTCTGGTGCACTCTAGGCTGGGCGCCACATGAGCCGGTAGTGGAGCACCACCAGGGTCCCTCTGGAGCGCGATGCAGAACAGAACAGGCATCCGGATAAATCACCATACTCTCTGAGGAGCCTGCTGTTTtatattttctgtgtgtgtgtgcatgcgtttatgcgtgtgtgcatgtgtgtgtgtgacagtatcTCTCCATGTTTTTATATCTGGCAACCTCCCCACCCCAGCGCTTCTCCATATTCCCATATGAGCCAGCAGACCCCCCTTTGGGCTAGCAGTGCTTCATGTGTGACAGTTAGCATGTGGCGGAACCCTCTGATGTGGAAGG comes from the Salvelinus namaycush isolate Seneca unplaced genomic scaffold, SaNama_1.0 Scaffold422, whole genome shotgun sequence genome and includes:
- the LOC120041245 gene encoding keratin, type I cytoskeletal 9-like, with the protein product MCGRERVRWHGASVLQWGRQWGIWGRQGRDLGQTVGGSGADSGGLWLSSGGDLGQAVGDLGQAVGGSGEGSRGLWLGSGGIWGRQWGIWGRQWGIYERQWGDLGQAGEGSGADSGGIWGRQQGAVAKQWGGSGAGSGGIWGRQRRDLGQTVGGSGEGSRGLWLSSGGDLGQAVGDLGQAVGGSGEGSRGLWLGSGGIWGRQWGIWGRQWGIYERQWGDLGQAGEGSGADSGGIWERQQGALAKQWGGSGAGSGGSGAGSGGIWGRQQGAVARQWGDLGQAVGDLGQAVGDL